From the Trueperaceae bacterium genome, one window contains:
- the ilvN gene encoding acetolactate synthase small subunit: MSKQYVLSVVVRDRPGVLVRIASLFARRGFNIESLSVAQTERAGISRTTFVVSGSDDTVEQVEKQLQKLIDVLTVVDHSRSRSVDRELMLLKVRVKNPDERVEIRQIAQDFRAHIVDVARTALVFEVTGDAAKMDAFIEQMRPFGIVELIRTGRVALERTPAAAVA; encoded by the coding sequence GTGAGCAAGCAGTACGTGCTCAGCGTCGTCGTGCGGGACCGGCCCGGGGTGCTGGTGCGCATCGCCAGCCTCTTCGCCCGCCGCGGCTTCAACATCGAGTCGTTGTCGGTGGCGCAGACCGAGCGGGCGGGGATCAGCCGCACGACGTTCGTCGTCTCCGGCTCCGACGACACGGTCGAGCAGGTCGAGAAGCAGCTGCAGAAGCTCATCGACGTCCTCACGGTGGTCGACCACAGCCGTAGCCGCTCCGTCGACCGCGAGCTCATGCTCCTCAAGGTGAGGGTCAAGAACCCCGACGAGCGCGTGGAGATCCGCCAGATCGCGCAGGACTTCCGCGCTCACATCGTCGACGTGGCCCGCACGGCCCTCGTGTTCGAGGTGACGGGCGACGCCGCCAAGATGGACGCCTTCATCGAGCAGATGCGCCCGTTCGGCATCGTGGAACTCATCCGCACCGGCCGGGTGGCGCTCGAGCGCACCCCGGCTGCCGCGGTCGCCTGA
- the ilvC gene encoding ketol-acid reductoisomerase: MANIYYDADANLQHLAGKTIAVIGYGSQGHAHALNAKESGCDVVVGLRRGSPSWSEAEAAGLKVMEVDEAAKAGDLVMLLLPDEVQKAVYEKQIRPHLEPGNALLFAHGFNVHFGQVVAPDGVDVFMIAPKGPGHLVRRVYTEGGGVPCLLAIHADPTGTAKNLGLAYAKAIGGTRAGVLETSFREETETDLFGEQAVLCGGVSHLMQAGFETLVEAGYDPEIAYFECVHEMKLIVDLIYEGGMERMRYSVSNTAEFGDYRTGPRIVTDATKAEMKRVLAEIRNGSFAADFLSENVTGQPRLKAGRKNTEMHLLARTGARLRKMMPFIGGKR, translated from the coding sequence ATGGCCAACATCTACTACGACGCCGACGCCAACCTCCAGCACCTCGCGGGCAAGACCATCGCCGTCATCGGCTACGGCTCGCAGGGCCACGCGCACGCCCTCAACGCCAAGGAGTCGGGTTGCGACGTGGTCGTGGGCCTCAGGCGCGGCTCGCCCTCGTGGTCCGAGGCCGAGGCGGCCGGGCTCAAGGTGATGGAAGTCGACGAGGCCGCCAAGGCCGGCGACCTCGTGATGCTGCTGCTACCCGACGAGGTGCAGAAGGCCGTCTACGAGAAGCAGATCCGCCCGCACCTCGAACCGGGCAACGCGCTCCTGTTCGCCCACGGCTTCAACGTCCACTTCGGCCAGGTGGTGGCGCCCGACGGCGTGGACGTCTTCATGATCGCGCCGAAGGGCCCGGGTCACCTCGTGCGCCGCGTCTACACCGAGGGCGGGGGCGTGCCCTGCCTGCTGGCCATCCACGCCGACCCCACCGGCACCGCCAAGAACCTCGGCCTCGCCTACGCCAAGGCCATCGGCGGCACGCGCGCCGGCGTGCTCGAGACCTCGTTCCGCGAGGAGACGGAGACCGACCTGTTCGGCGAGCAGGCCGTCCTGTGCGGCGGCGTGTCGCACCTCATGCAGGCCGGGTTCGAGACGCTGGTCGAGGCCGGTTACGACCCGGAGATCGCCTACTTCGAGTGCGTCCACGAGATGAAGCTCATCGTCGACCTCATCTACGAGGGCGGCATGGAGCGCATGCGTTACTCGGTCAGCAACACGGCGGAGTTCGGCGACTACCGGACCGGGCCCCGCATCGTGACCGACGCCACCAAGGCCGAGATGAAGCGCGTGCTGGCCGAGATCAGGAACGGCAGCTTCGCCGCCGACTTCCTGAGCGAGAACGTGACGGGCCAGCCGCGCCTCAAGGCCGGCCGCAAGAACACCGAGATGCACCTGTTGGCGCGCACCGGGGCGCGCCTCCGCAAGATGATGCCGTTCATCGGCGGCAAGCGCTGA
- a CDS encoding 2-isopropylmalate synthase — translation MAYIKFFDTTLRDGEQSPGVALNTQQKLDIAQALARLGVDIIEAGFPITSSGDFDCVQRIAKEVRGPVIAALARTHKLDIERAAEAIAPAERGRIHLFTSASDVHLEYMLRKTRDEVLAISDETVRYAKQFTDDVEFSAQDCMRADPAFVYELVRVAIAAGATTVNIPDTTGYGTPLDYGALIRSIFENVPEARGVAISTHCHDDLGMATANTLAAVENGATQVEVTMNGIGERAGNTALEEVAMALYTRRDHYGHDIGINTRELYRVSRLVSRYTGMMVQPNKAIVGENAFAHESGIHQDGVIKNLSTYEIMNAELVGREAGVLVMGKHSGRNAFRQRLGELGYQDLSQEQLNELFKQFKELADVKQSVTTEDLRALVENEIVKVAETYRLEHVQFQSGMGGMTPQALVRLRSPDELLEATATGSGPVDAAFKALASLTPIPLVLESYDLKAIGSGTDALGEVTIRVTAGGQTLFGRAISTDVVHSSVLAYVDVMNKLAAGVGRAKAEGATLTMTLP, via the coding sequence ATGGCGTACATCAAGTTCTTCGACACCACGCTCCGCGACGGCGAGCAGAGCCCGGGCGTGGCGCTCAACACGCAGCAGAAGCTCGACATCGCCCAGGCGCTCGCGAGACTCGGGGTCGACATCATCGAGGCGGGCTTCCCGATCACCTCGAGCGGCGACTTCGACTGCGTCCAGCGCATCGCGAAGGAGGTGCGCGGTCCGGTCATCGCGGCGCTCGCCCGCACCCACAAGCTCGACATCGAGCGGGCCGCGGAGGCCATCGCGCCCGCCGAGCGGGGCCGCATCCACCTCTTCACGAGTGCCAGCGACGTGCACCTCGAGTACATGCTCCGCAAGACGCGCGACGAGGTGCTCGCCATCTCCGACGAGACCGTCAGGTACGCCAAGCAGTTCACGGACGACGTCGAGTTCTCGGCGCAGGACTGCATGCGCGCCGACCCCGCCTTCGTCTACGAACTCGTGCGCGTGGCCATCGCGGCCGGCGCCACCACGGTGAACATCCCGGACACCACCGGCTACGGCACGCCCCTCGACTACGGCGCCCTCATCAGGAGCATCTTCGAGAACGTGCCGGAGGCGCGCGGCGTGGCCATCTCGACCCACTGCCACGACGACCTCGGCATGGCGACGGCCAACACGCTGGCGGCGGTGGAGAACGGCGCCACGCAGGTCGAGGTCACCATGAACGGCATCGGCGAGCGCGCCGGCAACACGGCGCTCGAGGAAGTCGCCATGGCGCTCTACACCCGCCGCGACCATTACGGGCACGACATCGGCATCAACACCCGCGAGCTCTACCGCGTGTCGCGGCTCGTGTCGCGCTACACGGGCATGATGGTGCAGCCGAACAAGGCGATCGTGGGGGAGAACGCCTTCGCGCACGAGTCCGGGATCCACCAGGACGGCGTCATCAAGAACCTGAGCACGTACGAGATCATGAACGCCGAGCTGGTCGGACGCGAAGCGGGCGTGCTCGTGATGGGCAAGCATTCGGGGCGCAACGCCTTCCGGCAGCGACTCGGCGAGCTCGGCTACCAGGACCTGTCGCAGGAGCAGCTCAACGAGCTGTTCAAGCAGTTCAAGGAGCTCGCCGACGTCAAGCAGTCCGTCACGACCGAGGACCTGCGCGCCCTCGTCGAGAACGAGATCGTCAAGGTGGCCGAGACCTACAGGCTCGAGCACGTGCAGTTCCAGTCGGGGATGGGCGGCATGACGCCGCAGGCGCTCGTGCGCTTGCGCTCGCCCGACGAGCTGCTCGAGGCCACGGCCACCGGCTCGGGTCCCGTCGACGCCGCCTTCAAGGCGCTCGCCAGCCTCACCCCCATACCGCTGGTGCTCGAGAGCTACGACCTCAAGGCCATCGGCAGCGGCACGGACGCGTTGGGCGAGGTGACGATCCGCGTGACGGCGGGTGGGCAGACGCTCTTCGGCCGCGCCATCTCGACCGACGTCGTGCACTCGTCGGTGCTCGCCTACGTCGACGTCATGAACAAGCTCGCGGCCGGGGTGGGCAGGGCGAAGGCGGAGGGCGCCACCCTCACCATGACGCTACCGTGA